The DNA region GTAAAACCGAGATTCCGGAACAAGTCCGGAAAGACAAGCAAGGGCAATTCCCTCGTCTTTATCCCTACTAAAATGCGATGTTTCTCATTGCAATCACCTTTTCAGACGAAAAGGACTCTTTACTTTTCAAAAGGGTCATCTTTACTCTAACCCCCCTGTATATAATATTATTATACATATCTTCCGCAGGAAATGTAAAGAGAACATCATCAACAATATCTTTAAGGATAACAGTACTATCCTCATCATCAACCTGCTGTTTCAAATCTTTACCTTCAAGGAAAAAAGTTGTTATCTCGTTATCTTGGTCCCTATATACTTTAGTTAATTGTAAGGTAGTTCCATCATCAAGAACTTCTGCTAAATTTGAGTGTCTAACAGATTTAGATATGATAGCAAGAGCAAAGGACGATTCTGTCTGTAAAAAAACCTTATTTGAACCTTTCAACCATAAACTACTTGAAGTTGTTTGGAGCACTCCAGCCACAACAAGAAGTATAGCGCCTACTGCCATTGCAACAATAAATTCTATTAAAGTAAACCCTTTTTTTATTTCCATATTTATTTTGCTCGTGCAATAACTGTTTCTAACTCTATCTCTTGAGTTTTACCTTTTTCAGTCCATTCAACTTTTACTTTTGCTACCTGCATATAATCGTCTAAATTTTCGTTTTCTGGAGATTCAATAA from bacterium includes:
- a CDS encoding prepilin-type N-terminal cleavage/methylation domain-containing protein: MEIKKGFTLIEFIVAMAVGAILLVVAGVLQTTSSSLWLKGSNKVFLQTESSFALAIISKSVRHSNLAEVLDDGTTLQLTKVYRDQDNEITTFFLEGKDLKQQVDDEDSTVILKDIVDDVLFTFPAEDMYNNIIYRGVRVKMTLLKSKESFSSEKVIAMRNIAF